In the genome of Gammaproteobacteria bacterium, one region contains:
- a CDS encoding ABC transporter permease, whose amino-acid sequence MSEQMQQSSTPRARKKMLPVGHYRGLGGWTIFFFIFLYLPIVVLIFYSFNANRMVMNWGGFGLDWYVKAFHNADIQKAVWNSLIVATVSTIFATAIATIGALVLARGGNFRGKTVSLGLITLPLMVPEIVTAVAVLIFFSAIGLNWGLGNVIIAHVTFCIPFAFMPIRARLEGMDTSLEQAARDLYASEWETFRYVTVPLLMPGIVAGAMLAFVISMDDFIITLMVGGAGSTTLPVYIYSMIRRGLTPEINAVSTVLLLVSIAIVTAYWVVSKKTQTNTVH is encoded by the coding sequence ATGAGTGAACAAATGCAGCAGTCATCAACCCCACGTGCGCGCAAGAAGATGCTGCCCGTAGGCCACTATCGCGGGCTCGGTGGCTGGACAATTTTTTTCTTCATCTTTCTTTACCTGCCCATCGTCGTACTGATCTTCTATTCGTTCAACGCCAACCGCATGGTGATGAACTGGGGCGGATTTGGACTCGACTGGTACGTGAAGGCGTTTCACAACGCGGATATTCAAAAAGCGGTATGGAACTCCCTTATCGTCGCCACGGTGTCGACGATTTTTGCAACGGCGATCGCTACCATCGGCGCGCTGGTGCTGGCCAGGGGTGGAAATTTCCGCGGCAAGACAGTTTCGCTCGGACTGATTACGCTACCACTGATGGTGCCGGAAATCGTGACCGCCGTGGCGGTACTGATATTCTTTTCTGCGATTGGCCTGAACTGGGGATTGGGCAATGTCATCATTGCCCATGTCACCTTCTGTATTCCATTTGCCTTCATGCCGATTCGAGCGCGACTCGAAGGTATGGATACGTCGCTGGAGCAGGCCGCGCGTGATCTTTACGCTTCGGAATGGGAAACATTCCGTTACGTCACCGTGCCGTTGCTGATGCCGGGCATCGTCGCTGGTGCCATGCTGGCTTTCGTGATTTCCATGGATGACTTTATTATCACGCTGATGGTGGGCGGTGCCGGTTCGACCACCTTGCCGGTCTATATCTATTCGATGATCCGCCGTGGCCTGACCCCGGAGATCAATGCGGTCTCGACTGTATTGCTACTTGTCTCGATCGCCATCGTTACGGCATACTGGGTCGTTTCGAAAAAGACACAGACGAATACTGTGCACTAA